The DNA window CAAGGAACGCTGGAACGTACCGTCCACGGTCTTCTGGTACCAGGCCGGCGAGCACTACCTCGGCACGCTGGTGATCCGGCACGAGCTCACCGACGAGCTGTTCGTCGAGGGCGGCCACATCGGCTACCACGTGGTCGCGCCGTGGCAGCGGCAAGGCCACGCGACGCGCATGCTCGGCGCAGGCATCGCCCACGCGCGGGACCTCGGCCTCAGCCGGGTCCTGCTCACCTGCGCACCCGAGAACGAGCCGTCCCGCCGGGTCATCGCCGCCAACGGCGGCAAGCAGGACGAGACTCTGGGCGACGCGCTCCGGTTTTGGATCGACTGCTAGCGGGTTCTTGAAGGTTGGTCTAAGGCTGGCTGAACGGCCCTTGGTTCACTGCTGAGTGCGGTGCGGATCAAGGGGGACGTCGGTCATGTCAGCTCGTACCACCTTCTTCACCCGGCGGCAGCTGCTCGCCGGCGGTGCGGCGCTCGGCGGAGTCGCCGTCGCCACGCTGAACGGACGCATCCTCGCCTCGGGCATCCCCGGAGCGTCCGCGGTCGCGTCGATCGGTGCCGGCGTCCTCGTGGGCAGCCGGTCCAACTTCGGCGCGCCGAAGGTGCGGGCGGACCAGGCCGCTGGTTCGTTCCTGTGCATCGATTCGTGGGGCGGCGAGCTCCGCGTGCCGCCGCGGTTCGCCAGCTCGGCGCACGACGGTGCGGTGCG is part of the Tenggerimyces flavus genome and encodes:
- a CDS encoding GNAT family N-acetyltransferase, coding for MITLPEAPRLLPPSTAVKVSYLTGEQVDCVARGSETDWLGPASEDFDGFVAARVGVKERWNVPSTVFWYQAGEHYLGTLVIRHELTDELFVEGGHIGYHVVAPWQRQGHATRMLGAGIAHARDLGLSRVLLTCAPENEPSRRVIAANGGKQDETLGDALRFWIDC